Proteins from a single region of Seriola aureovittata isolate HTS-2021-v1 ecotype China chromosome 9, ASM2101889v1, whole genome shotgun sequence:
- the LOC130174279 gene encoding solute carrier family 26 member 9-like isoform X2 — MFHSASAMQQDHPRYVIDRPAYNLPDFDREFDKKSRQFPVGEKVKKLFRCSLPRLRGLLLRHLPVLSWLPKYKAKDNLLCDVISGVSAGTIQVPQGMAFALLANLPPVNGLYSSFFPLIPYFFMGTAHQMVPGTFAVLSIMVGIVCLRLAPESDFSHFNATLNATIVDTDRMDEVRLGISGTLACLTAIIQIGLGLMQFGFVAIYLSESFIRGFMTAAGLQILISVLKYIFGIKVPPYSGPLAVIYTLIDIISGLPHTNIASLVFALVSSIVLIVAKELSARYRHKLPFPLPMEIIIVVVATAISGPLNLPEIYHMDIVGEIPLGFPAPILPTVSQWEDMLSTAFSLAIVGYVINLAMGRTLAAKHGYDVDPNQEMLALGCSNFLGSFFKIHVICCALSVTLAVDSAGGTSQFASLCVMLVVMVTMLALAAFLKPLPKSVLGALIAVNLKNTLLQLSDPYYLWKKSKLDCCVWVVSFLATFFLSLPYGVAIGVGFSILVVIFKTQFRNGSAVVQIVDTDIYKNPKVYTKVVSITGVKIVNYCSPLYFANAEIFRQRVIKKTGLDPGKLILARKKFLEKEQKEKAKKEKKDRGTRRRKPSSLVTMKVQTISQLELQNDFDMNDGSANQPETPTSYVNFHCSDIELGERTPDQEPPSPSAVTLESQPMPFHTLILDLAGVCFIDLMGIKVLIKMNSSYASLGIKLYLANVQAQVYEELEVGGAFDKGNIARSNLFLSVHDAILFAQHTSGERRVSLKEETAKQEHAFNINEEMDLEQVCLIKLIQYTITNFAYILLFIMKPLFFI, encoded by the exons ATGTTTCATTCTGCTTCAGCCATGCAGCAGGACCACCCACGTTATGTGATTGACAGGCCGGCATATAACCTCCCAGACTTCGATAGGGAGTTTGACAAGAAGAGTAGACAGTTCCCTGTTGGAGAGAAAGTAAAGAAACTCTTCAG ATGCTCTTTGCCGAGACTGAGGGGCTTGTTACTCAGACATCTGCCTGTACTGAGCTGGCTTCCCAAGTACAAAGCCAAAGACAACTtgctgtgtgatgtcatcagcggGGTCAGTGCCGGTACCATTCAGGTTCCTCAAG GCATGGCGTTTGCCCTCCTGGCAAATCTCCCTCCTGTCAACGGTCTCTATTCCTCTTTCTTCCCCCTAATCCCGTATTTCTTCATGGGCACCGCTCACCAGATGGTTCCAG GCACTTTCGCTGTCCTCAGCATTATGGTGGGAATCGTATGTCTTCGGCTGGCCCCAGAGTCGGACTTCAGTCATTTCAATGCCACTCTTAATGCTACAATAGTGGACACAGACAGGATGGATGAGGTTCGCCTTGGAATATCTGGAACCCTGGCGTGCCTCACTGCCATCATACAG ATCGGCCTCGGCCTCATGCAGTTTGGGTTTGTTGCCATCTATCTGTCGGAGTCCTTCATCAGAGGCTTCATGACTGCTGCAGGATTGCAGATCCTCATCTCGGTGCTCAAGTACATCTTTGGCATCAAGGTGCCACCTTACAGTGGCCCGCTGGCTGTTATATAT ACTCTTATAGATATTATATCTGGCCTTCCTCACACCAACATAGCATCGTTAGTATTTGCCTTGGTCAGCAGCATAGTTCTGATTGTCGCGAAGGAGCTGAGTGCACGCTACCGCCACAAACTGCCCTTCCCCCTTCCTATGGAGATCATTATT GTGGTGGTGGCAACGGCCATCTCAGGCCCTCTGAACCTTCCTGAGATCTATCACATGGACATAGTGGGAGAAATCCCTTTGGG ATTCCCAGCACCAATCCtgccaacagtgagtcagtgggAAGACATGTTGAGCACAGCCTTCTCCCTGGCAATAGTCGGGTATGTCATCAACTTGGCTATGGGCAGGACGCTCGCAGCCAAGCACGGCTACGATGTGGATCCCAACCAG GAAATGCTGGCTCTTGGCTGCAGCAATTTCCTCGGTTCCTTCTTTAAGATCCATGTGATCTGCTGTGCCCTGTCTGTCACCCTGGCTGTAGACAGTGCTGGGGGAACATCACAG TTTGCCAGTCTCTGTGTGATGCTGGTCGTAATGGTTACCATGCTCGCATTGGCAGCCTTCCTGAAACCACTTCCAAAA TCAGTGCTGGGAGCCTTAATTGCAGTCAACCTGAAGAACACGCTCCTACAGCTCTCTGATCCCTATTACTTATGGAAGAAGAGCAAATTAGACTGT tgtgtgtgggttgtgtCATTCTTGGCCACATTCTTTCTTAGCTTGCCTTATGGAGTCGCTATCGGAGTGGGCTTTTCCATCCTGGTAGTGATATTCAAGACACAGTT TCGTAATGGTTCAGCAGTGGTCCAGATTGTGGATACAGATATCTACAAAAACCCGAAGGTTTACACTAAG GTCGTGTCAATAACAGGTGTGAAAATTGTGAACTATTGTTCGCCACTCTATTTTGCAAATGCTGAAATATTTCGCCAGAGGGTCATCAAAAAG ACGGGGCTGGACCCTGGCAAACTTATTCTGGCAAGGAAGAAGTTCTTAGAGAAAGAACAgaaggaaaaagcaaaaaaagagaagaaagacagggggacaaggaggaggaagcCCAGCTCTTTGGTTACCATGAAAGTTCAG ACCATATCTCAGCTTGAACTGCAAAATGACTTTGATATGAACGATGGCAGTGCCAACCAACCTGAAACTCCCACCAGCTATGTCAACTTCCACTGCAGTGACATTGAGCTGGGTGAGCGGACGCCTGACCAAGAGCCACCCAGTCCCTCTGCTGTCACGCTGGAGTCTCAGCCCATGCCCTTCCACACCCTCATCCTTGACTTGGCAGGGGTCTGCTTCATTGATCTAATGGGCATCAAAGTATTGATAAAG ATGAATTCAAGCTATGCGTCACTGGGCATTAAACTATACCTGGCTAATGTTCAAG CCCAGGTGTATGAGGAACTGGAGGTTGGAGGAGCTTTTGATAAGGGGAATATTGCCCGCAGTAATCTCTTCCTTTCCGTCCACGACGCCATTCTGTTTGCTCAGCACACCTCCGGTGAGAGGCGAGTCTCCCTAAAG GAAGAGACAGCAAAACAAGAACATGCCTTTAACATCAATGAGGAGATGGATTTGGAGCAGGTTTGCCTAATCAAGCTGATACAGTACACAATAACAAATTTTGCCtacatacttttatttatcatgAAGCCATTATTCTTTATCTAA
- the LOC130174279 gene encoding solute carrier family 26 member 9-like isoform X4, giving the protein MFHSASAMQQDHPRYVIDRPAYNLPDFDREFDKKSRQFPVGEKVKKLFRCSLPRLRGLLLRHLPVLSWLPKYKAKDNLLCDVISGVSAGTIQVPQGMAFALLANLPPVNGLYSSFFPLIPYFFMGTAHQMVPGTFAVLSIMVGIVCLRLAPESDFSHFNATLNATIVDTDRMDEVRLGISGTLACLTAIIQIGLGLMQFGFVAIYLSESFIRGFMTAAGLQILISVLKYIFGIKVPPYSGPLAVIYTLIDIISGLPHTNIASLVFALVSSIVLIVAKELSARYRHKLPFPLPMEIIIVVVATAISGPLNLPEIYHMDIVGEIPLGFPAPILPTVSQWEDMLSTAFSLAIVGYVINLAMGRTLAAKHGYDVDPNQEMLALGCSNFLGSFFKIHVICCALSVTLAVDSAGGTSQFASLCVMLVVMVTMLALAAFLKPLPKSVLGALIAVNLKNTLLQLSDPYYLWKKSKLDCCVWVVSFLATFFLSLPYGVAIGVGFSILVVIFKTQFRNGSAVVQIVDTDIYKNPKVYTKVVSITGVKIVNYCSPLYFANAEIFRQRVIKKTGLDPGKLILARKKFLEKEQKEKAKKEKKDRGTRRRKPSSLVTMKVQTISQLELQNDFDMNDGSANQPETPTSYVNFHCSDIELGERTPDQEPPSPSAVTLESQPMPFHTLILDLAGVCFIDLMGIKVLIKMNSSYASLGIKLYLANVQAQVYEELEVGGAFDKGNIARSNLFLSVHDAILFAQHTSGERRVSLKQEETAKQEHAFNINEEMDLEQEMFEH; this is encoded by the exons ATGTTTCATTCTGCTTCAGCCATGCAGCAGGACCACCCACGTTATGTGATTGACAGGCCGGCATATAACCTCCCAGACTTCGATAGGGAGTTTGACAAGAAGAGTAGACAGTTCCCTGTTGGAGAGAAAGTAAAGAAACTCTTCAG ATGCTCTTTGCCGAGACTGAGGGGCTTGTTACTCAGACATCTGCCTGTACTGAGCTGGCTTCCCAAGTACAAAGCCAAAGACAACTtgctgtgtgatgtcatcagcggGGTCAGTGCCGGTACCATTCAGGTTCCTCAAG GCATGGCGTTTGCCCTCCTGGCAAATCTCCCTCCTGTCAACGGTCTCTATTCCTCTTTCTTCCCCCTAATCCCGTATTTCTTCATGGGCACCGCTCACCAGATGGTTCCAG GCACTTTCGCTGTCCTCAGCATTATGGTGGGAATCGTATGTCTTCGGCTGGCCCCAGAGTCGGACTTCAGTCATTTCAATGCCACTCTTAATGCTACAATAGTGGACACAGACAGGATGGATGAGGTTCGCCTTGGAATATCTGGAACCCTGGCGTGCCTCACTGCCATCATACAG ATCGGCCTCGGCCTCATGCAGTTTGGGTTTGTTGCCATCTATCTGTCGGAGTCCTTCATCAGAGGCTTCATGACTGCTGCAGGATTGCAGATCCTCATCTCGGTGCTCAAGTACATCTTTGGCATCAAGGTGCCACCTTACAGTGGCCCGCTGGCTGTTATATAT ACTCTTATAGATATTATATCTGGCCTTCCTCACACCAACATAGCATCGTTAGTATTTGCCTTGGTCAGCAGCATAGTTCTGATTGTCGCGAAGGAGCTGAGTGCACGCTACCGCCACAAACTGCCCTTCCCCCTTCCTATGGAGATCATTATT GTGGTGGTGGCAACGGCCATCTCAGGCCCTCTGAACCTTCCTGAGATCTATCACATGGACATAGTGGGAGAAATCCCTTTGGG ATTCCCAGCACCAATCCtgccaacagtgagtcagtgggAAGACATGTTGAGCACAGCCTTCTCCCTGGCAATAGTCGGGTATGTCATCAACTTGGCTATGGGCAGGACGCTCGCAGCCAAGCACGGCTACGATGTGGATCCCAACCAG GAAATGCTGGCTCTTGGCTGCAGCAATTTCCTCGGTTCCTTCTTTAAGATCCATGTGATCTGCTGTGCCCTGTCTGTCACCCTGGCTGTAGACAGTGCTGGGGGAACATCACAG TTTGCCAGTCTCTGTGTGATGCTGGTCGTAATGGTTACCATGCTCGCATTGGCAGCCTTCCTGAAACCACTTCCAAAA TCAGTGCTGGGAGCCTTAATTGCAGTCAACCTGAAGAACACGCTCCTACAGCTCTCTGATCCCTATTACTTATGGAAGAAGAGCAAATTAGACTGT tgtgtgtgggttgtgtCATTCTTGGCCACATTCTTTCTTAGCTTGCCTTATGGAGTCGCTATCGGAGTGGGCTTTTCCATCCTGGTAGTGATATTCAAGACACAGTT TCGTAATGGTTCAGCAGTGGTCCAGATTGTGGATACAGATATCTACAAAAACCCGAAGGTTTACACTAAG GTCGTGTCAATAACAGGTGTGAAAATTGTGAACTATTGTTCGCCACTCTATTTTGCAAATGCTGAAATATTTCGCCAGAGGGTCATCAAAAAG ACGGGGCTGGACCCTGGCAAACTTATTCTGGCAAGGAAGAAGTTCTTAGAGAAAGAACAgaaggaaaaagcaaaaaaagagaagaaagacagggggacaaggaggaggaagcCCAGCTCTTTGGTTACCATGAAAGTTCAG ACCATATCTCAGCTTGAACTGCAAAATGACTTTGATATGAACGATGGCAGTGCCAACCAACCTGAAACTCCCACCAGCTATGTCAACTTCCACTGCAGTGACATTGAGCTGGGTGAGCGGACGCCTGACCAAGAGCCACCCAGTCCCTCTGCTGTCACGCTGGAGTCTCAGCCCATGCCCTTCCACACCCTCATCCTTGACTTGGCAGGGGTCTGCTTCATTGATCTAATGGGCATCAAAGTATTGATAAAG ATGAATTCAAGCTATGCGTCACTGGGCATTAAACTATACCTGGCTAATGTTCAAG CCCAGGTGTATGAGGAACTGGAGGTTGGAGGAGCTTTTGATAAGGGGAATATTGCCCGCAGTAATCTCTTCCTTTCCGTCCACGACGCCATTCTGTTTGCTCAGCACACCTCCGGTGAGAGGCGAGTCTCCCTAAAG CAGGAAGAGACAGCAAAACAAGAACATGCCTTTAACATCAATGAGGAGATGGATTTGGAGCAG GAAATGTTTGAGCACTGA
- the LOC130174279 gene encoding solute carrier family 26 member 9-like isoform X1 has product MFHSASAMQQDHPRYVIDRPAYNLPDFDREFDKKSRQFPVGEKVKKLFRCSLPRLRGLLLRHLPVLSWLPKYKAKDNLLCDVISGVSAGTIQVPQGMAFALLANLPPVNGLYSSFFPLIPYFFMGTAHQMVPGTFAVLSIMVGIVCLRLAPESDFSHFNATLNATIVDTDRMDEVRLGISGTLACLTAIIQIGLGLMQFGFVAIYLSESFIRGFMTAAGLQILISVLKYIFGIKVPPYSGPLAVIYTLIDIISGLPHTNIASLVFALVSSIVLIVAKELSARYRHKLPFPLPMEIIIVVVATAISGPLNLPEIYHMDIVGEIPLGFPAPILPTVSQWEDMLSTAFSLAIVGYVINLAMGRTLAAKHGYDVDPNQEMLALGCSNFLGSFFKIHVICCALSVTLAVDSAGGTSQFASLCVMLVVMVTMLALAAFLKPLPKSVLGALIAVNLKNTLLQLSDPYYLWKKSKLDCCVWVVSFLATFFLSLPYGVAIGVGFSILVVIFKTQFRNGSAVVQIVDTDIYKNPKVYTKVVSITGVKIVNYCSPLYFANAEIFRQRVIKKTGLDPGKLILARKKFLEKEQKEKAKKEKKDRGTRRRKPSSLVTMKVQTISQLELQNDFDMNDGSANQPETPTSYVNFHCSDIELGERTPDQEPPSPSAVTLESQPMPFHTLILDLAGVCFIDLMGIKVLIKMNSSYASLGIKLYLANVQAQVYEELEVGGAFDKGNIARSNLFLSVHDAILFAQHTSGERRVSLKQEETAKQEHAFNINEEMDLEQVCLIKLIQYTITNFAYILLFIMKPLFFI; this is encoded by the exons ATGTTTCATTCTGCTTCAGCCATGCAGCAGGACCACCCACGTTATGTGATTGACAGGCCGGCATATAACCTCCCAGACTTCGATAGGGAGTTTGACAAGAAGAGTAGACAGTTCCCTGTTGGAGAGAAAGTAAAGAAACTCTTCAG ATGCTCTTTGCCGAGACTGAGGGGCTTGTTACTCAGACATCTGCCTGTACTGAGCTGGCTTCCCAAGTACAAAGCCAAAGACAACTtgctgtgtgatgtcatcagcggGGTCAGTGCCGGTACCATTCAGGTTCCTCAAG GCATGGCGTTTGCCCTCCTGGCAAATCTCCCTCCTGTCAACGGTCTCTATTCCTCTTTCTTCCCCCTAATCCCGTATTTCTTCATGGGCACCGCTCACCAGATGGTTCCAG GCACTTTCGCTGTCCTCAGCATTATGGTGGGAATCGTATGTCTTCGGCTGGCCCCAGAGTCGGACTTCAGTCATTTCAATGCCACTCTTAATGCTACAATAGTGGACACAGACAGGATGGATGAGGTTCGCCTTGGAATATCTGGAACCCTGGCGTGCCTCACTGCCATCATACAG ATCGGCCTCGGCCTCATGCAGTTTGGGTTTGTTGCCATCTATCTGTCGGAGTCCTTCATCAGAGGCTTCATGACTGCTGCAGGATTGCAGATCCTCATCTCGGTGCTCAAGTACATCTTTGGCATCAAGGTGCCACCTTACAGTGGCCCGCTGGCTGTTATATAT ACTCTTATAGATATTATATCTGGCCTTCCTCACACCAACATAGCATCGTTAGTATTTGCCTTGGTCAGCAGCATAGTTCTGATTGTCGCGAAGGAGCTGAGTGCACGCTACCGCCACAAACTGCCCTTCCCCCTTCCTATGGAGATCATTATT GTGGTGGTGGCAACGGCCATCTCAGGCCCTCTGAACCTTCCTGAGATCTATCACATGGACATAGTGGGAGAAATCCCTTTGGG ATTCCCAGCACCAATCCtgccaacagtgagtcagtgggAAGACATGTTGAGCACAGCCTTCTCCCTGGCAATAGTCGGGTATGTCATCAACTTGGCTATGGGCAGGACGCTCGCAGCCAAGCACGGCTACGATGTGGATCCCAACCAG GAAATGCTGGCTCTTGGCTGCAGCAATTTCCTCGGTTCCTTCTTTAAGATCCATGTGATCTGCTGTGCCCTGTCTGTCACCCTGGCTGTAGACAGTGCTGGGGGAACATCACAG TTTGCCAGTCTCTGTGTGATGCTGGTCGTAATGGTTACCATGCTCGCATTGGCAGCCTTCCTGAAACCACTTCCAAAA TCAGTGCTGGGAGCCTTAATTGCAGTCAACCTGAAGAACACGCTCCTACAGCTCTCTGATCCCTATTACTTATGGAAGAAGAGCAAATTAGACTGT tgtgtgtgggttgtgtCATTCTTGGCCACATTCTTTCTTAGCTTGCCTTATGGAGTCGCTATCGGAGTGGGCTTTTCCATCCTGGTAGTGATATTCAAGACACAGTT TCGTAATGGTTCAGCAGTGGTCCAGATTGTGGATACAGATATCTACAAAAACCCGAAGGTTTACACTAAG GTCGTGTCAATAACAGGTGTGAAAATTGTGAACTATTGTTCGCCACTCTATTTTGCAAATGCTGAAATATTTCGCCAGAGGGTCATCAAAAAG ACGGGGCTGGACCCTGGCAAACTTATTCTGGCAAGGAAGAAGTTCTTAGAGAAAGAACAgaaggaaaaagcaaaaaaagagaagaaagacagggggacaaggaggaggaagcCCAGCTCTTTGGTTACCATGAAAGTTCAG ACCATATCTCAGCTTGAACTGCAAAATGACTTTGATATGAACGATGGCAGTGCCAACCAACCTGAAACTCCCACCAGCTATGTCAACTTCCACTGCAGTGACATTGAGCTGGGTGAGCGGACGCCTGACCAAGAGCCACCCAGTCCCTCTGCTGTCACGCTGGAGTCTCAGCCCATGCCCTTCCACACCCTCATCCTTGACTTGGCAGGGGTCTGCTTCATTGATCTAATGGGCATCAAAGTATTGATAAAG ATGAATTCAAGCTATGCGTCACTGGGCATTAAACTATACCTGGCTAATGTTCAAG CCCAGGTGTATGAGGAACTGGAGGTTGGAGGAGCTTTTGATAAGGGGAATATTGCCCGCAGTAATCTCTTCCTTTCCGTCCACGACGCCATTCTGTTTGCTCAGCACACCTCCGGTGAGAGGCGAGTCTCCCTAAAG CAGGAAGAGACAGCAAAACAAGAACATGCCTTTAACATCAATGAGGAGATGGATTTGGAGCAGGTTTGCCTAATCAAGCTGATACAGTACACAATAACAAATTTTGCCtacatacttttatttatcatgAAGCCATTATTCTTTATCTAA
- the LOC130174279 gene encoding solute carrier family 26 member 9-like isoform X5, producing the protein MFHSASAMQQDHPRYVIDRPAYNLPDFDREFDKKSRQFPVGEKVKKLFRCSLPRLRGLLLRHLPVLSWLPKYKAKDNLLCDVISGVSAGTIQVPQGMAFALLANLPPVNGLYSSFFPLIPYFFMGTAHQMVPGTFAVLSIMVGIVCLRLAPESDFSHFNATLNATIVDTDRMDEVRLGISGTLACLTAIIQIGLGLMQFGFVAIYLSESFIRGFMTAAGLQILISVLKYIFGIKVPPYSGPLAVIYTLIDIISGLPHTNIASLVFALVSSIVLIVAKELSARYRHKLPFPLPMEIIIVVVATAISGPLNLPEIYHMDIVGEIPLGFPAPILPTVSQWEDMLSTAFSLAIVGYVINLAMGRTLAAKHGYDVDPNQEMLALGCSNFLGSFFKIHVICCALSVTLAVDSAGGTSQFASLCVMLVVMVTMLALAAFLKPLPKSVLGALIAVNLKNTLLQLSDPYYLWKKSKLDCCVWVVSFLATFFLSLPYGVAIGVGFSILVVIFKTQFRNGSAVVQIVDTDIYKNPKVYTKVVSITGVKIVNYCSPLYFANAEIFRQRVIKKTGLDPGKLILARKKFLEKEQKEKAKKEKKDRGTRRRKPSSLVTMKVQTISQLELQNDFDMNDGSANQPETPTSYVNFHCSDIELGERTPDQEPPSPSAVTLESQPMPFHTLILDLAGVCFIDLMGIKVLIKMNSSYASLGIKLYLANVQAQVYEELEVGGAFDKGNIARSNLFLSVHDAILFAQHTSGERRVSLKEETAKQEHAFNINEEMDLEQEMFEH; encoded by the exons ATGTTTCATTCTGCTTCAGCCATGCAGCAGGACCACCCACGTTATGTGATTGACAGGCCGGCATATAACCTCCCAGACTTCGATAGGGAGTTTGACAAGAAGAGTAGACAGTTCCCTGTTGGAGAGAAAGTAAAGAAACTCTTCAG ATGCTCTTTGCCGAGACTGAGGGGCTTGTTACTCAGACATCTGCCTGTACTGAGCTGGCTTCCCAAGTACAAAGCCAAAGACAACTtgctgtgtgatgtcatcagcggGGTCAGTGCCGGTACCATTCAGGTTCCTCAAG GCATGGCGTTTGCCCTCCTGGCAAATCTCCCTCCTGTCAACGGTCTCTATTCCTCTTTCTTCCCCCTAATCCCGTATTTCTTCATGGGCACCGCTCACCAGATGGTTCCAG GCACTTTCGCTGTCCTCAGCATTATGGTGGGAATCGTATGTCTTCGGCTGGCCCCAGAGTCGGACTTCAGTCATTTCAATGCCACTCTTAATGCTACAATAGTGGACACAGACAGGATGGATGAGGTTCGCCTTGGAATATCTGGAACCCTGGCGTGCCTCACTGCCATCATACAG ATCGGCCTCGGCCTCATGCAGTTTGGGTTTGTTGCCATCTATCTGTCGGAGTCCTTCATCAGAGGCTTCATGACTGCTGCAGGATTGCAGATCCTCATCTCGGTGCTCAAGTACATCTTTGGCATCAAGGTGCCACCTTACAGTGGCCCGCTGGCTGTTATATAT ACTCTTATAGATATTATATCTGGCCTTCCTCACACCAACATAGCATCGTTAGTATTTGCCTTGGTCAGCAGCATAGTTCTGATTGTCGCGAAGGAGCTGAGTGCACGCTACCGCCACAAACTGCCCTTCCCCCTTCCTATGGAGATCATTATT GTGGTGGTGGCAACGGCCATCTCAGGCCCTCTGAACCTTCCTGAGATCTATCACATGGACATAGTGGGAGAAATCCCTTTGGG ATTCCCAGCACCAATCCtgccaacagtgagtcagtgggAAGACATGTTGAGCACAGCCTTCTCCCTGGCAATAGTCGGGTATGTCATCAACTTGGCTATGGGCAGGACGCTCGCAGCCAAGCACGGCTACGATGTGGATCCCAACCAG GAAATGCTGGCTCTTGGCTGCAGCAATTTCCTCGGTTCCTTCTTTAAGATCCATGTGATCTGCTGTGCCCTGTCTGTCACCCTGGCTGTAGACAGTGCTGGGGGAACATCACAG TTTGCCAGTCTCTGTGTGATGCTGGTCGTAATGGTTACCATGCTCGCATTGGCAGCCTTCCTGAAACCACTTCCAAAA TCAGTGCTGGGAGCCTTAATTGCAGTCAACCTGAAGAACACGCTCCTACAGCTCTCTGATCCCTATTACTTATGGAAGAAGAGCAAATTAGACTGT tgtgtgtgggttgtgtCATTCTTGGCCACATTCTTTCTTAGCTTGCCTTATGGAGTCGCTATCGGAGTGGGCTTTTCCATCCTGGTAGTGATATTCAAGACACAGTT TCGTAATGGTTCAGCAGTGGTCCAGATTGTGGATACAGATATCTACAAAAACCCGAAGGTTTACACTAAG GTCGTGTCAATAACAGGTGTGAAAATTGTGAACTATTGTTCGCCACTCTATTTTGCAAATGCTGAAATATTTCGCCAGAGGGTCATCAAAAAG ACGGGGCTGGACCCTGGCAAACTTATTCTGGCAAGGAAGAAGTTCTTAGAGAAAGAACAgaaggaaaaagcaaaaaaagagaagaaagacagggggacaaggaggaggaagcCCAGCTCTTTGGTTACCATGAAAGTTCAG ACCATATCTCAGCTTGAACTGCAAAATGACTTTGATATGAACGATGGCAGTGCCAACCAACCTGAAACTCCCACCAGCTATGTCAACTTCCACTGCAGTGACATTGAGCTGGGTGAGCGGACGCCTGACCAAGAGCCACCCAGTCCCTCTGCTGTCACGCTGGAGTCTCAGCCCATGCCCTTCCACACCCTCATCCTTGACTTGGCAGGGGTCTGCTTCATTGATCTAATGGGCATCAAAGTATTGATAAAG ATGAATTCAAGCTATGCGTCACTGGGCATTAAACTATACCTGGCTAATGTTCAAG CCCAGGTGTATGAGGAACTGGAGGTTGGAGGAGCTTTTGATAAGGGGAATATTGCCCGCAGTAATCTCTTCCTTTCCGTCCACGACGCCATTCTGTTTGCTCAGCACACCTCCGGTGAGAGGCGAGTCTCCCTAAAG GAAGAGACAGCAAAACAAGAACATGCCTTTAACATCAATGAGGAGATGGATTTGGAGCAG GAAATGTTTGAGCACTGA